One window of the Chryseobacterium camelliae genome contains the following:
- a CDS encoding glycoside hydrolase family 19 protein, with protein sequence MAKQGVSKISGNPAPVIGEQTTYMVSDWYPATPSEKRNPALVTWELFKKRPDGSFTTTNIRKTGSGSFTFGQVAAKHTYRLEAYLHEPEGKGPTTLDITPQPADVPKISSVELRYVDDAPGTVFSYQDKLVAKAKCINLTGEKLIFTLWEDDVKGNGHDANNLFVESREAVVDKTGVAAAEFVLTKALMQQAAKGERNPKELQFYVTVEYYKNKKHATSDAKVNNPDYKAPAPPSSPAGAPKRDPAASTKAEGSPAASKSAPQKEEKGIVDSMTESVKKKLAELWDWAESNGIIKPDQKPAQANPQGKTTSIVQEPKTEGLLDAYFAKEEFIKETDEAAGQHQYKFGNNNNNIDKDKIAGIIKSKIDPVVKADKKYTKLENIKQSLTKTSYKKDEVISINLFKLGPEFIRINSAPLEEEVYVVAKAFLLEGKEVSIRIKEKESVFIAKDADLPVLEGKENGNEITVLKAIVQNNLAKVKIKLRPKADEKLTEWKGKLSGIKDGTHTYTFGGNNATSTEEQKNSVAKTIADKIKSQLSTQKKFAKTETIVKALTNDAYHKGDTVTFDVYKTVTEYLWLKAECQGNLKKHEGEFLKKEGAYFVVGKRCFCNRDITLQEFEEILKKLRESEGMANTSSMFTATNCKLDDKTNESFIKKLNEAFTKYEINTCIRKIHFLAQVYHETDRLQTTKEYNGKDSYKPYVGRGLMQLTWKDGYAGYKSYSGVDVVTNYEKVAEELNLTVDTAGWFWQQGKQLSPGSTWTVPKTSFSEYDGSTGKQFPKQECTYEVDGVSKKYGTVNLNLLADADYIDTVSWLVNGGGNGRTERRKYLKEIKKIFKYPEECIHGGKTTPAAGGGTVNIHFEGETALADGISQRTRTILEEVGAASKNNDIYITSTARTPGDQARIMYGNISRTSVATQKGIYANAGDQVIDVYAAGKKAGKAEADIISEMEAKINELGPSTVSKHLANPEVMNTFDVSIRRLSNPADFKSEMQKRTELHQLLDENGAYHIEINQ encoded by the coding sequence TTAGATATTACGCCACAACCGGCGGACGTTCCTAAAATAAGCAGTGTTGAACTCCGGTATGTTGATGATGCTCCGGGAACAGTATTCAGCTATCAGGACAAGCTGGTGGCCAAAGCCAAATGCATTAACCTTACAGGGGAAAAACTGATCTTTACCCTTTGGGAAGATGATGTTAAAGGAAATGGGCATGATGCAAATAATCTGTTTGTGGAAAGCAGGGAAGCTGTTGTAGACAAAACAGGGGTGGCTGCTGCAGAATTTGTCCTTACCAAAGCGCTGATGCAACAGGCTGCCAAAGGAGAGCGGAATCCTAAAGAGCTACAGTTTTATGTGACGGTGGAATACTATAAAAATAAAAAGCATGCAACCTCCGATGCAAAAGTAAATAATCCTGATTATAAAGCTCCTGCGCCACCATCCTCACCGGCAGGTGCTCCGAAAAGAGATCCTGCTGCTTCGACTAAGGCGGAGGGCTCCCCTGCAGCTTCAAAGTCTGCGCCTCAAAAAGAGGAAAAGGGAATTGTAGATTCCATGACCGAATCTGTAAAAAAGAAATTGGCGGAACTCTGGGACTGGGCAGAATCAAACGGGATTATAAAGCCGGATCAGAAGCCGGCACAGGCAAATCCGCAGGGCAAAACCACCAGTATCGTACAGGAACCGAAAACAGAAGGCCTGCTGGATGCTTATTTCGCCAAAGAAGAGTTTATCAAGGAAACAGATGAGGCTGCCGGGCAGCATCAATATAAATTCGGCAACAATAACAACAATATCGATAAAGATAAAATCGCCGGAATCATTAAATCTAAAATTGATCCTGTTGTAAAAGCGGATAAGAAATATACCAAACTGGAAAATATTAAACAGTCGCTCACAAAAACTTCTTATAAAAAAGATGAAGTCATTTCCATCAATCTGTTTAAGCTTGGCCCTGAATTTATCCGCATCAACAGCGCCCCGCTGGAAGAAGAGGTGTATGTGGTTGCCAAAGCATTTCTGCTGGAGGGCAAAGAAGTAAGCATCAGGATCAAAGAAAAAGAATCAGTTTTTATCGCAAAAGATGCTGACCTTCCGGTACTTGAGGGGAAAGAAAACGGTAATGAAATAACGGTTCTCAAGGCCATTGTCCAGAATAACCTGGCTAAAGTTAAGATCAAGCTCCGCCCTAAAGCTGATGAAAAACTTACTGAATGGAAAGGGAAATTAAGCGGCATTAAAGACGGTACCCATACCTACACTTTCGGGGGGAATAATGCCACATCCACTGAAGAACAGAAAAATAGTGTGGCTAAAACTATTGCCGATAAAATCAAATCCCAGCTTTCCACCCAAAAGAAATTTGCAAAAACAGAAACCATCGTCAAGGCTTTAACCAATGATGCCTACCATAAAGGCGATACGGTGACGTTTGACGTATACAAAACGGTAACGGAATATCTTTGGCTTAAAGCAGAATGTCAGGGCAATCTTAAAAAACATGAGGGAGAATTCCTTAAAAAAGAAGGTGCCTATTTTGTTGTTGGTAAAAGATGCTTCTGTAACCGTGATATTACGCTTCAGGAGTTTGAAGAAATCCTTAAAAAACTCAGGGAAAGTGAGGGGATGGCCAATACTTCCTCCATGTTTACTGCCACTAACTGTAAGCTGGATGATAAGACCAATGAAAGTTTTATTAAAAAACTGAATGAGGCCTTTACCAAATATGAAATCAATACCTGCATCAGGAAAATCCATTTCCTGGCACAGGTGTATCATGAAACAGACCGGTTACAGACCACAAAAGAGTATAACGGTAAAGACAGCTATAAGCCCTATGTGGGAAGAGGGCTCATGCAGCTGACGTGGAAAGACGGCTATGCGGGATACAAATCCTACTCCGGAGTAGATGTCGTTACCAATTACGAAAAAGTGGCGGAAGAGCTGAACCTTACCGTAGATACGGCAGGATGGTTCTGGCAGCAAGGGAAGCAGCTGAGCCCGGGAAGTACGTGGACAGTACCGAAAACTTCATTCAGTGAATATGACGGGTCAACCGGTAAACAATTCCCAAAGCAGGAATGTACTTACGAAGTCGACGGAGTAAGCAAGAAATACGGAACCGTAAATCTCAATCTCCTCGCAGATGCAGATTATATTGACACCGTTAGCTGGCTGGTGAACGGAGGAGGAAACGGTAGGACAGAGAGAAGGAAATACCTGAAGGAAATAAAGAAGATCTTTAAATACCCGGAAGAATGTATTCATGGTGGGAAGACCACGCCTGCAGCAGGCGGAGGTACGGTAAATATTCATTTTGAAGGTGAAACAGCGTTGGCAGACGGAATTTCGCAAAGGACGAGAACCATCCTGGAAGAAGTGGGTGCCGCCTCCAAAAACAATGATATTTACATTACCAGTACCGCGAGAACACCCGGAGACCAGGCAAGAATTATGTATGGAAATATAAGCAGGACCAGTGTGGCCACGCAAAAAGGAATTTATGCCAATGCCGGTGATCAGGTTATCGATGTCTATGCAGCTGGAAAAAAGGCAGGCAAGGCAGAAGCTGACATCATCTCTGAGATGGAAGCTAAGATCAATGAGCTCGGACCTTCTACCGTATCAAAGCACCTGGCCAACCCGGAAGTAATGAACACGTTTGACGTGTCCATCAGAAGGCTGTCCAACCCTGCAGATTTCAAAAGCGAGATGCAGAAAAGAACGGAACTCCATCAGCTGCTGGATGAAAACGGAGCTTACCACATAGAAATAAACCAATGA